A section of the Ranitomeya imitator isolate aRanImi1 chromosome 7, aRanImi1.pri, whole genome shotgun sequence genome encodes:
- the LOC138646192 gene encoding protein LDOC1-like, translating into MADNQRLQRYIQQLEGRLAALERTTSAVDVNTVAVQAASIAAASLYTAAPAPTLSRLSLPDKFAGDSELCRGFVSKCAIYLELLAAHFPTEWAKMGFILFLLLGRALEWATPLWERDDRVVQSASRFLDSLQQVFMGPHVTHDTVL; encoded by the coding sequence atggcggacaatcaacgtctacagcggtacatccagcagctggagggtaggttggcggctcttgaacgcacaacctcggctgtggatgtcaaCACAgtcgctgttcaagctgctagcatagctgcagccagtttgtacaCTGccgcccctgctccgactttatcacgTCTCTCGTTACCAGACAAATTTGCTGGTGACAGtgagctgtgtcggggattcgtgagtaagTGTGCTATAtatctagagcttctggctgcacattttcccacggaATGGGCTAAAATGGGATTTATTTTATTCCTTCtgttgggcagggcgttggagtgggcaacaccgctgtgggagcgcgatgatcgtgtggtgcagagtgcttctcgCTTCTTGGACTCTCTgcaacaggtctttatgggacctcatgtcacccatgatacggtgctctaa